From the Accumulibacter sp. genome, one window contains:
- the nudB gene encoding dihydroneopterin triphosphate diphosphatase, producing the protein MSRFKRPVSVLVVIHTADLQVLLLERAAHRGYWQSVTGSQEAGEELLATAVREVNEETGIEAVAAELCDWRLSNRYEIFAEWRHRYAPGVRYNTEHVYSLQRVATDAVRLAAGEHRAYCWLPWREAAERCFSWSNREAILMLPERLAGR; encoded by the coding sequence ATGAGTCGCTTCAAGCGGCCGGTATCGGTGCTGGTCGTCATCCATACGGCCGACCTGCAGGTACTGCTGCTGGAGCGTGCCGCGCACCGCGGTTACTGGCAGTCGGTCACCGGCAGTCAGGAGGCCGGCGAGGAACTTCTGGCGACCGCCGTGCGGGAAGTCAACGAGGAGACGGGGATCGAGGCAGTGGCCGCAGAGCTGTGCGACTGGCGGTTGAGCAACCGCTACGAGATCTTCGCCGAGTGGCGGCACCGCTACGCACCCGGCGTGCGTTACAACACCGAGCACGTATACTCGCTGCAGAGGGTGGCGACCGACGCCGTGCGGTTGGCAGCCGGCGAACATCGGGCGTACTGCTGGCTGCCCTGGCGCGAAGCGGCAGAGCGTTGCTTCTCGTGGAGCAACCGCGAGGCGATCCTGATGTTGCCGGAGCGGCTGGCCGGGCGGTAG
- a CDS encoding barstar family protein produces the protein MSLDELLAVLEDANAAGVFQLPAHCREAVGRAAAEAGFACFEVSLADCSRLDEVLARLGDDLDFPGWYGHNLDALKDCLTDLSWVEAAGYVLFIDHAGPFLVREPEGFAVLGEVLAVAVAEWRALGYPMWIFFDAQATALAVFAATG, from the coding sequence ATGAGCCTCGATGAGTTGCTCGCTGTCCTTGAAGACGCGAACGCCGCCGGCGTCTTCCAGCTGCCTGCGCATTGCCGTGAGGCGGTCGGGCGCGCCGCCGCAGAAGCCGGCTTTGCCTGCTTCGAAGTGAGTCTTGCCGACTGTTCGCGCCTCGACGAGGTGCTCGCCAGGCTTGGCGACGATCTCGACTTTCCGGGCTGGTACGGACACAACCTCGACGCACTCAAGGATTGTCTGACCGATCTTTCCTGGGTGGAGGCGGCCGGTTACGTGCTCTTCATCGACCATGCCGGGCCATTCCTCGTGCGCGAGCCCGAGGGCTTTGCCGTGCTCGGGGAGGTTCTTGCCGTGGCCGTCGCCGAGTGGCGGGCCCTGGGATATCCGATGTGGATCTTCTTCGATGCGCAGGCAACCGCGCTGGCTGTCTTCGCCGCGACGGGATGA
- a CDS encoding ribonuclease domain-containing protein yields MARILAVVRLLVLAIAGCCLAGTVAARDSREMGSIALGELPPEARHTLLLIRQGGPFPYPHKDGSVFGNFEKRLPLQPRGYYREYTVPTPGRRDRGARRIIAGGGRGGDVARSGEYYYTADHYLSFRRIREQP; encoded by the coding sequence ATGGCGAGAATCCTGGCCGTCGTCCGGCTGCTCGTACTGGCGATCGCCGGCTGCTGTCTTGCCGGCACGGTGGCGGCGCGCGACAGTCGCGAGATGGGCAGCATCGCGCTTGGCGAACTGCCTCCCGAGGCCAGACACACCCTGCTGCTGATCCGTCAGGGCGGGCCCTTTCCCTACCCGCACAAGGATGGCAGCGTTTTCGGCAACTTCGAGAAGCGCCTGCCGCTGCAGCCGCGCGGCTACTATCGCGAGTACACGGTGCCGACGCCCGGCCGGCGTGATCGGGGGGCCCGGCGCATCATTGCCGGCGGCGGCCGCGGTGGTGACGTTGCCCGTTCCGGCGAGTACTACTATACTGCCGACCACTATCTCAGCTTCCGCAGGATACGCGAACAGCCATGA
- the aspS gene encoding aspartate--tRNA ligase — protein sequence MRTHYCGQVDARLIDQEVTLCGWAHRRRDHGGVIFVDLRDRAGIAQVVCDPDRAEMFRTAESVRNEFCLRVRGRVRARPPGTVNANIASGEIEILCHEMEVLNPSLTPPFQLDEENLSENTRLLHRVIDLRRPQMQTNMQLRYRTARAFRRFLDDAGFIDIETPMLTRSTPEGARDYLVPSRVHPGQFFALPQSPQLFKQLLMVAGFDRYYQITKCFRDEDLRADRQPEFTQVDIETSFMDEGEIIGLMEELIRTVFAEVMAVELPRPFPRLSHHEAMLRYGSDKPDLRVTLELVEVSDVLRDVPFKVFANVANSEGGRIAALRVPGGASLTRGEIDAYTQFVGIYGARGLAYIKVNDVSQLNETGLQSPIVKNLHAAALQAIIERTGATSGDLIFFGADRRKVVDDALGALRVRIGHEKGFVNGNAWEPVWIVDFPMFEYDDEARRWNACHHPFTSPKDEHLGLLASDPGRCLAKAYDLALNGSELGGGSVRIHRAEVQEQVFKALGIADDEAQSKFGFLLAALQYGAPPHGGLAFGLDRIVTMMAGAESIRDVIAFPKTQRAQCLLTDAPSSVDEKQLRELHIRLRQRVDTQVEIGKA from the coding sequence ATGCGAACACATTACTGTGGGCAAGTCGATGCACGGCTCATCGACCAGGAAGTCACCCTTTGCGGCTGGGCTCACCGGCGTCGCGACCATGGCGGCGTGATCTTCGTTGACCTGCGTGATCGCGCAGGCATTGCCCAGGTGGTCTGCGATCCCGACCGCGCGGAGATGTTCCGCACTGCCGAGTCCGTGCGCAACGAATTCTGCCTGCGCGTCCGGGGCCGCGTCCGCGCCCGGCCGCCCGGCACGGTGAATGCCAACATCGCGAGCGGCGAGATCGAGATCCTCTGCCACGAGATGGAGGTTCTCAACCCCTCGCTGACGCCACCGTTCCAGCTCGACGAAGAGAACCTGTCGGAGAACACTCGCCTCCTGCACCGCGTGATCGATCTGCGGCGGCCGCAGATGCAGACGAACATGCAGTTGCGTTACCGCACGGCGCGCGCCTTCCGACGCTTTCTCGACGATGCCGGCTTCATCGACATCGAGACGCCGATGCTGACCAGGAGCACGCCTGAAGGCGCCCGTGACTACTTGGTTCCGTCGCGGGTCCATCCCGGCCAGTTCTTCGCCTTGCCGCAATCGCCACAGCTCTTCAAGCAATTGCTGATGGTTGCCGGCTTCGACCGCTATTACCAGATCACCAAGTGCTTCCGCGATGAGGACCTGCGTGCCGACCGGCAGCCGGAGTTCACCCAGGTCGATATCGAGACCTCGTTCATGGACGAGGGCGAGATCATCGGGCTGATGGAGGAACTGATTCGCACGGTATTCGCCGAGGTGATGGCGGTGGAGTTGCCCAGGCCCTTCCCTCGCCTCAGTCACCACGAAGCGATGCTGCGTTACGGCTCCGACAAGCCGGACCTGCGGGTGACCCTCGAGCTGGTCGAGGTTTCGGACGTACTTCGGGATGTGCCGTTCAAGGTCTTCGCCAATGTCGCCAACAGTGAGGGCGGCCGCATCGCTGCGCTGCGGGTTCCCGGCGGCGCCAGCCTGACGCGTGGCGAGATCGACGCCTATACCCAGTTCGTCGGCATCTACGGCGCGCGTGGTCTCGCCTATATCAAGGTCAATGACGTCAGCCAGCTGAACGAGACCGGCTTGCAGTCGCCGATCGTCAAGAACCTGCACGCTGCCGCCCTGCAGGCCATCATCGAGCGCACCGGTGCCACCTCCGGTGATCTGATCTTCTTCGGCGCTGACCGGCGCAAGGTGGTCGACGATGCACTTGGCGCGCTGCGCGTCCGCATCGGTCACGAAAAGGGTTTCGTGAACGGAAACGCATGGGAGCCGGTGTGGATCGTCGACTTTCCGATGTTCGAGTACGATGACGAGGCGCGCCGCTGGAATGCCTGCCATCATCCGTTCACCAGCCCGAAGGACGAGCACCTCGGGCTGCTCGCCAGCGACCCGGGGCGTTGCCTCGCCAAGGCCTACGATCTGGCGCTCAACGGCTCGGAACTCGGTGGTGGCTCGGTCAGGATCCACCGCGCCGAGGTCCAGGAACAGGTGTTCAAGGCGCTTGGCATTGCCGACGACGAGGCTCAGTCCAAGTTCGGCTTCCTGCTTGCGGCCCTGCAGTACGGCGCGCCACCGCACGGCGGCTTGGCGTTCGGACTCGACCGCATCGTCACGATGATGGCCGGCGCCGAGTCGATCCGCGACGTCATTGCCTTCCCGAAGACGCAAAGGGCGCAATGCCTGCTCACCGATGCACCGAGCAGTGTCGATGAGAAACAGCTGCGGGAACTGCACATTCGTCTGCGCCAGAGGGTCGACACGCAGGTGGAGATCGGCAAGGCCTAG
- a CDS encoding DUF502 domain-containing protein — translation MRRQLIKRYFITGLLIWVPLAITAWVLTMIIGTMDQSLHLLPAVVHPRSVLGFDIPGSGAILTLLIILLTGIIAANFIGQRLVAWWESLLARIPVVNSIYNSVKQVSDTLFSSSGNAFRKALLIEYPRRGAWTIAFLTGRPGGEMERHLAGEYISVYVPTTPNPTSGFFLMLPRSEVVELDMSVDTALKYVISMGVVAPQPRPDVAGIASGLTINRNS, via the coding sequence GTGCGCCGGCAACTGATCAAGCGCTATTTCATCACCGGTCTGTTGATCTGGGTGCCGTTGGCGATCACCGCCTGGGTGCTCACGATGATCATCGGCACCATGGATCAGTCGCTCCACCTGTTGCCGGCAGTGGTCCATCCACGCAGCGTTCTCGGCTTCGACATTCCCGGCAGCGGGGCGATCCTGACCTTGCTGATCATCCTGCTGACCGGTATCATCGCTGCCAATTTCATCGGCCAGCGGCTCGTGGCCTGGTGGGAAAGCTTGCTGGCGCGGATCCCGGTCGTCAATTCGATCTACAACAGTGTCAAGCAGGTTTCGGACACCCTTTTTTCGTCGTCGGGCAACGCCTTCCGCAAGGCGCTGCTGATCGAGTACCCGCGCCGCGGCGCATGGACCATCGCCTTTCTCACTGGCCGCCCCGGCGGCGAGATGGAGCGGCATCTGGCTGGTGAGTACATCAGCGTCTACGTACCGACGACGCCGAATCCCACTTCGGGTTTTTTCCTCATGTTGCCTCGAAGCGAGGTCGTCGAACTCGATATGAGCGTTGACACGGCGCTCAAGTATGTCATCTCGATGGGCGTCGTGGCTCCGCAACCACGGCCAGACGTCGCCGGCATTGCCAGCGGCCTGACGATCAACCGCAACAGCTGA
- a CDS encoding FmdB family zinc ribbon protein: MPIYAYRCASCGFANDHLQKLSDPALENCPACGQATYVKQLTAAGFQLKGSGWYVTDFKGGQKQPSSKETSAASEATAAAGDGAPAADKTAAPAPTATSTDGANACAGN, translated from the coding sequence ATGCCCATCTATGCCTATCGGTGTGCTTCCTGTGGCTTTGCGAACGACCACCTGCAAAAACTCAGCGACCCGGCCCTCGAGAACTGTCCGGCGTGTGGCCAGGCGACCTATGTCAAGCAGCTGACCGCCGCCGGCTTTCAATTGAAGGGCAGCGGCTGGTACGTCACCGACTTCAAGGGCGGCCAGAAGCAGCCGTCGAGCAAGGAGACATCCGCCGCCAGCGAAGCGACAGCGGCTGCCGGTGACGGGGCGCCTGCTGCTGACAAGACTGCCGCGCCAGCGCCGACGGCCACCAGCACCGACGGAGCCAACGCGTGCGCCGGCAACTGA
- a CDS encoding DUF2189 domain-containing protein, which produces MSHNDSGQAEHPASHFPVIRSVDAAAIPRWLGAGWRDCRRAGGASVFYGVCFAAAGWLMYFVFAEAYALFAGLTTGFLLVGPFLAIGLYDLSRRIERGESPRLVPTLAAWRPNLPNVGLFAALLTIVLLIWARASMVVFALFFTGGLPTFADVVRSVLTFEQPEFSLVYFAVGGFFAAFVFAIGAISLPLMFDRKTDAVTAAIASLVVCGRNPGPMLLWAGSIVLLVGIGFATLFTGLVIATPLVGHATWHAYRELVAEHEDEALATP; this is translated from the coding sequence ATGAGCCACAATGACAGCGGGCAAGCCGAGCACCCGGCGAGCCACTTCCCCGTCATCCGCAGCGTCGATGCCGCGGCGATCCCTCGCTGGCTCGGGGCCGGTTGGCGTGACTGCCGCAGGGCGGGGGGCGCGAGCGTTTTCTACGGGGTCTGTTTCGCCGCCGCGGGCTGGTTGATGTACTTCGTGTTCGCCGAAGCCTACGCGCTCTTTGCCGGGCTGACGACCGGCTTTCTGTTGGTCGGTCCTTTCCTCGCGATCGGATTGTACGACCTCAGTCGCCGCATCGAACGTGGTGAATCGCCCCGACTGGTACCGACACTGGCTGCCTGGCGGCCCAATCTCCCCAACGTCGGCCTGTTCGCAGCCCTGTTGACGATCGTCCTGCTGATCTGGGCACGCGCGTCGATGGTCGTTTTCGCGCTTTTCTTCACCGGCGGTCTGCCAACCTTTGCCGACGTCGTGCGCAGCGTCCTGACCTTCGAGCAACCCGAGTTCTCACTCGTCTATTTCGCGGTCGGCGGCTTCTTCGCTGCCTTCGTTTTCGCCATTGGAGCGATTTCGCTGCCGCTGATGTTCGATCGCAAGACGGATGCGGTGACCGCGGCCATCGCCAGCCTTGTCGTCTGTGGCCGCAACCCGGGGCCGATGCTGCTGTGGGCCGGCAGCATCGTGCTCTTGGTCGGGATCGGTTTTGCGACGCTGTTCACCGGCCTGGTCATCGCCACGCCGCTGGTTGGCCATGCCACTTGGCATGCCTACCGCGAACTGGTCGCCGAACATGAGGACGAGGCTCTGGCAACGCCATGA
- a CDS encoding FmdB family zinc ribbon protein, translating to MLTGEFDAEIHSPWNLWQQVPTSCPRPGTYSAKSFDRRRRASSARRAKAGSMCRLPWLPATSRTAETLGTFGRIDTMPIFEYECVACGQEFEKLVRQSSPPPHCPQCSSTDLRKKLSAFNSASAVPTRRSDLPAPCGSCGHPDGPGACHLH from the coding sequence ATGCTGACGGGCGAGTTCGACGCCGAAATTCACTCTCCTTGGAACCTTTGGCAGCAGGTGCCGACCAGCTGTCCGCGCCCCGGCACATACTCCGCGAAATCGTTCGACCGCCGGCGCCGCGCCTCATCCGCACGCAGGGCGAAAGCTGGTAGCATGTGCCGCTTGCCTTGGCTACCCGCAACTTCGCGGACCGCCGAGACCCTCGGCACCTTTGGGAGGATCGACACCATGCCCATCTTCGAATACGAGTGCGTTGCCTGCGGGCAGGAGTTCGAGAAGCTCGTGCGCCAGTCGTCGCCGCCGCCGCACTGCCCGCAATGTAGCAGTACCGACCTGCGCAAGAAGCTGTCGGCCTTCAATTCCGCCAGCGCTGTTCCGACCAGACGCAGCGATCTGCCGGCGCCCTGCGGCAGTTGCGGACACCCGGACGGGCCCGGCGCCTGCCACCTGCACTGA
- a CDS encoding methyl-accepting chemotaxis protein, whose protein sequence is MKIKTLLWSGFAAVSIMMAALVVTATVQMNLIDRHVDNIVRAARNESLARDIAAQVNSMRRYQLNALVVTADERDQELERVTTAGREASRLAEDLEKTQRNPETRQLAGRMRELSDRYAQGNERVKSLAREGQIDAVRSLVQGEARSLQRELAGESERFIQVQQDRKIQAEKAAAEAQSLAERLMLALLAVALLLAIGVAFLVTRRITGQLGGEPEWARQLVERIAGGDVSQDLTLLTGDTQSVMAHQQRMQVRLRAMLKDVSTTAASTQQAVQSLVASAQQVAQASHSSSDSAASMAAVVEEMSVSISEVTDNARAALKTASTASGLADAGRDVIEQATDEINRIADTVRQTSKAMHALDESSAKISTVVQVIKEVADQTNLLALNAAIEAARAGESGRGFAVVADEVRKLAERTGRATSEINAMVMQIQEETRNSLFSMATAVQQVDQGVALAGTAGEAIRNIRASVEQLVAAVSEIGNAIAEQSVASQEIARRVEQVAQSAEEDSSAAEQTAAAAKQLQGLANGLGNSVAQFRI, encoded by the coding sequence ATGAAGATCAAGACGCTTCTCTGGAGCGGTTTCGCGGCGGTCTCCATCATGATGGCCGCTCTCGTCGTGACTGCGACGGTGCAGATGAACCTGATCGACAGGCACGTCGACAACATCGTCCGCGCCGCCCGTAACGAGTCGTTGGCGCGCGACATCGCAGCGCAGGTCAACAGCATGCGCCGCTACCAGCTCAATGCGCTGGTGGTGACCGCCGACGAGCGCGACCAGGAGTTGGAACGCGTGACGACGGCGGGCAGGGAGGCTTCCCGTCTCGCCGAAGATCTCGAGAAGACGCAACGCAACCCGGAAACGAGGCAGCTCGCGGGCCGCATGCGCGAACTCAGCGACCGCTACGCGCAAGGCAACGAACGGGTGAAGTCGCTGGCCAGGGAGGGCCAGATCGATGCCGTGCGTTCCCTGGTCCAAGGCGAGGCACGCTCGCTGCAGCGCGAACTGGCAGGCGAGAGCGAGAGGTTCATCCAGGTTCAGCAGGACCGCAAGATTCAGGCCGAAAAGGCTGCAGCCGAGGCGCAGTCGCTGGCGGAGCGACTGATGCTGGCGCTGCTCGCCGTGGCACTGCTGCTGGCCATCGGCGTCGCTTTCCTGGTCACTCGCCGGATAACCGGCCAGCTCGGAGGCGAACCGGAGTGGGCACGACAGTTGGTCGAGCGCATTGCCGGCGGCGACGTGAGCCAGGACCTCACGCTGTTGACGGGCGACACGCAGAGCGTGATGGCCCATCAGCAGCGGATGCAGGTACGGCTGCGGGCGATGCTGAAAGACGTTTCCACGACGGCCGCCAGCACGCAGCAGGCGGTGCAGTCGCTGGTCGCTTCGGCACAGCAGGTTGCACAAGCTTCGCACTCGAGTAGCGACTCCGCGGCGTCGATGGCAGCGGTGGTCGAGGAAATGTCGGTCAGTATCAGCGAGGTGACCGACAACGCCCGCGCCGCACTCAAAACGGCGAGCACCGCTTCCGGTCTTGCGGATGCCGGCAGGGACGTGATCGAACAGGCGACGGACGAAATCAACCGCATCGCCGATACCGTTCGCCAGACCTCGAAGGCGATGCACGCCCTCGACGAGAGCTCGGCGAAGATCTCGACGGTCGTACAGGTAATCAAGGAAGTAGCTGATCAGACCAATCTTCTGGCATTGAACGCGGCCATCGAGGCCGCACGCGCTGGCGAGTCGGGCCGCGGTTTTGCGGTGGTCGCCGACGAAGTGCGCAAACTAGCCGAGCGCACGGGCAGGGCAACCAGCGAAATCAACGCGATGGTGATGCAGATCCAGGAGGAGACACGCAATTCCCTGTTTTCGATGGCGACCGCCGTCCAGCAGGTCGACCAGGGGGTCGCACTGGCCGGCACCGCTGGCGAGGCCATCCGCAACATCCGCGCCAGTGTCGAACAGCTCGTGGCCGCGGTCAGCGAAATCGGCAACGCGATCGCCGAACAATCCGTCGCAAGCCAGGAGATCGCCCGCCGGGTGGAGCAGGTGGCACAGTCCGCCGAGGAGGACAGCTCCGCCGCCGAGCAGACTGCCGCCGCAGCGAAGCAACTCCAAGGGTTGGCAAACGGTCTGGGCAACTCGGTGGCCCAGTTCCGGATCTGA
- a CDS encoding methyltransferase family protein → MKETSNGLFHHPGLRRLLVRLRAPIVILGMIVVAQFVRSDWLLPGFVVSMCGEFIQLWCFASLDKNSTLTARGPYTMVRNPMYLGRFFILLGFLMLLASVWILLAYTIIYWLYMDARVQREEAHLRPIFGTAYEHYCTTVRRFLPAWPATGEPVGYWNWRLFRQNNAGFNLAATLAAWAAVAVWALWGQPLFAA, encoded by the coding sequence ATGAAGGAAACCTCGAACGGACTCTTCCACCATCCCGGTTTGCGCCGCCTTCTGGTACGCCTGCGGGCGCCAATCGTCATTCTTGGCATGATCGTCGTCGCCCAGTTCGTGCGCAGCGACTGGTTGCTGCCGGGCTTCGTCGTCTCGATGTGTGGCGAGTTCATCCAGCTCTGGTGTTTCGCCTCGCTCGACAAGAACTCGACGCTCACCGCCCGTGGTCCGTACACGATGGTACGCAACCCGATGTACCTGGGTCGCTTCTTTATCCTTCTCGGCTTCCTGATGCTCTTGGCGAGCGTCTGGATCCTGCTCGCCTACACGATCATCTACTGGCTCTACATGGACGCGCGCGTGCAGCGTGAGGAGGCGCATCTGCGGCCGATCTTCGGCACCGCCTACGAGCATTACTGCACGACCGTACGCCGCTTCCTGCCCGCCTGGCCGGCCACCGGCGAACCGGTCGGCTACTGGAACTGGCGGCTGTTTCGCCAGAACAACGCCGGTTTCAACCTGGCGGCGACGTTGGCGGCCTGGGCCGCCGTCGCCGTCTGGGCGCTCTGGGGCCAGCCGCTGTTCGCGGCGTGA
- a CDS encoding GNAT family N-acetyltransferase produces the protein MVSVNDLGQPVGGRLVGWRVPAHPPWRELAGNRVRLEPLAAERHAASLHAANRLDSRGQNWTYLGYGPFAEVDDYAAWIDTYCRGPDPLFYAIVEQDSDLATGVASYLRITPPSGTIEIGHINFSPRLQRTAGATEAIYLLLRQAFDLGYRRCEWKCDALNSASRAAALRLGLSFEGIHRQAAVVKGRNRDTAWYAAIDREWPALAVAFERWLDSSNFDSTGRQRPSLSVLTRQARRVVMAADDPLGDLSDRLLPP, from the coding sequence ATGGTTTCGGTCAACGATCTCGGACAGCCGGTTGGCGGGCGGCTCGTCGGCTGGCGGGTCCCCGCGCATCCTCCTTGGCGCGAGCTTGCGGGCAATCGGGTCCGCCTCGAGCCACTTGCTGCCGAACGGCATGCGGCGAGCCTGCATGCCGCCAATCGCCTCGACAGCCGGGGTCAAAACTGGACCTACCTCGGTTATGGTCCGTTTGCTGAGGTGGACGACTACGCCGCATGGATCGACACCTACTGCCGCGGCCCGGACCCTCTGTTCTATGCCATCGTTGAACAGGATTCCGATCTCGCAACCGGCGTCGCGAGTTACCTGCGGATCACGCCGCCCAGCGGTACGATCGAGATCGGCCACATCAACTTCTCGCCGCGCCTGCAGCGCACGGCCGGTGCCACCGAGGCGATCTACTTGCTGCTCAGACAGGCGTTCGACCTGGGCTACCGCCGCTGCGAGTGGAAGTGCGATGCACTAAACTCCGCTTCGCGTGCCGCCGCGCTGCGATTGGGACTGTCGTTCGAGGGAATCCACCGCCAGGCCGCCGTGGTCAAGGGTCGTAACCGGGACACCGCCTGGTACGCAGCGATCGATCGCGAATGGCCCGCTCTGGCCGTAGCCTTCGAGCGTTGGCTCGACAGCAGCAATTTCGACAGCACAGGGCGACAGCGTCCCTCCCTTTCAGTACTCACGCGACAGGCGCGGCGCGTCGTGATGGCCGCGGACGACCCTCTCGGTGACCTTTCGGATCGATTGCTGCCGCCGTGA
- the mnmD gene encoding tRNA (5-methylaminomethyl-2-thiouridine)(34)-methyltransferase MnmD has translation MPEAPFGERQLVATDDGSHSLYLPTFDEHYHSSHGALQESLHVFIGSGYGAAAHLPRPALRVLEVGFGTGLNALLTWARSRSGLLQVAYTALEPYPLDEQCVGRLNYPERLPEVDARAVFETIHRCGWEVPQRIDEHFNLLKLGCCFSDFEPEGHFDLVYHDAFSPAVQPELWTRDVFAKLAGCMSPGAVLVTYCAKGEVRRHLRSVGLTVERLPGPPGKREMTRATQS, from the coding sequence ATGCCTGAGGCGCCCTTTGGCGAACGGCAGCTGGTGGCGACGGACGACGGTTCGCATTCGCTTTACCTGCCGACGTTCGACGAGCACTACCACTCTTCGCATGGCGCGCTCCAGGAGTCGCTGCACGTCTTCATCGGCAGCGGCTACGGCGCCGCCGCGCACCTGCCGCGGCCTGCGCTGCGGGTGCTGGAAGTCGGTTTCGGTACCGGGCTCAACGCCCTGCTGACTTGGGCGCGCAGCCGCTCTGGGCTCCTGCAGGTGGCCTATACGGCACTGGAGCCCTATCCGCTGGACGAGCAGTGTGTCGGAAGGCTCAACTACCCAGAGCGGTTGCCCGAGGTTGACGCGCGCGCCGTTTTCGAGACCATTCACCGCTGCGGCTGGGAAGTGCCGCAGCGGATCGATGAACACTTCAACTTGCTTAAACTGGGTTGCTGTTTCAGCGATTTCGAACCGGAAGGCCACTTCGATCTGGTCTATCACGACGCGTTTTCGCCGGCAGTACAGCCCGAACTGTGGACCCGCGACGTCTTTGCCAAACTGGCGGGCTGCATGAGTCCCGGCGCCGTGCTGGTCACCTATTGCGCCAAAGGCGAGGTTCGCAGACACCTGCGCTCGGTCGGCCTGACGGTGGAGAGGCTGCCCGGCCCGCCAGGAAAGCGCGAAATGACGCGGGCAACGCAAAGCTGA